CAATTTTAGCACTTTCTATTGTAATAAGACAGCGAAAAAACGACAACTAATTATTTATTAAATGGAAAACTTATTAATGTTTATAATTGGCTTAATAATATTTTGTGCTTATATGTTCACTTTGTTATACAATATATACAATGCAAACGCCGAACAATCAAAAATAAATGACAATGACCCTGAGTTAAAAAACTAAATTAGAATTATGGATTTATATTCAATTTCGTTTTTAATATCAACTATTTGGGTCGGTCCATTTTGGTTTGCAATGTTAATACGTCCCTATGATAAAAAAACAAATAATATTATGGATAAGCAACTGTTTTTTTTAGGTCCGATAATCATTTGGTTTGTAATTATGATCTTAAACCCAAATGGATTAATCGATTTTTTAAATAGCGGCTCTCATCCAGACGGTTTTTTTGCAGGTTTAACTCAGGGAATGTCAACCAAGGCAGGTGTTTCAGCAATGTGGGCACACATGGTGGCAGGCGATATTTTTGTAACAAGATGGATATGGGCTAATTGTGTGAAAAATAATGATAAAATATGGCTACTTAGATTGAGTGTGTTTTTTGGTGTAATGCTTATGCCTTTAGGATTATTAATATATTTGATTTTTCAAAAAAAATATATTATAAAATAAATATGAGAAATTAAGAAACTGTATTAAAATACATTCGATGAATTATAATCCAGAAGAAATTGATAGAATCATTGAAATGGCGTGGGAAGACAGAACACCATATGAAGCTATTCTATTTCAGTTTCAATTAACTGAGAGAGGAGTTATAAAATTGATGAGGTCAAATTTAAAAGCGTCTTCATTTAAAAGATGGAGAAAACGTGTTAACAATGGAGCCAGCAAAAAACACCTTAAAAAAAGAAATCCTGAAATAAATCGTTTTAAATGTTCAAGACAAAAAGCAATAACAAATAATAAAATAAGTAAACGTTAAATAATAAAGGCTTCCAATTACACATATATAATAATGGCTTTGTAGAAAAAAGTCTATTATAAAATAAAAGCACCCATTTTCGTAGATGCTTTAACTTTTGCTGCCC
This sequence is a window from Flavobacteriales bacterium TMED191. Protein-coding genes within it:
- a CDS encoding DUF4281 domain-containing protein — its product is MDLYSISFLISTIWVGPFWFAMLIRPYDKKTNNIMDKQLFFLGPIIIWFVIMILNPNGLIDFLNSGSHPDGFFAGLTQGMSTKAGVSAMWAHMVAGDIFVTRWIWANCVKNNDKIWLLRLSVFFGVMLMPLGLLIYLIFQKKYIIK
- a CDS encoding TIGR03643 family protein, with amino-acid sequence MNYNPEEIDRIIEMAWEDRTPYEAILFQFQLTERGVIKLMRSNLKASSFKRWRKRVNNGASKKHLKKRNPEINRFKCSRQKAITNNKISKR